The DNA window GCGCCTGGACCTACGAAATGCCGGACGGCAAGCTCGAACAGCTCCAAATCGCGCCTCTGGATTAGGGCGGTTCTGTGAATTTTGCTCGCACCAAGCACACCAGTTTCAAACTGGAGGTAGGCGACGGGTGTCAGCGTTGCGGGAGTCGAAACCGTGGGACGACCGGGATTCGCGTCTGGCGCATCTGCTGCCGCTGATTGCGCGGAAGCAGATTGAGCAAATGACTTAACTGAGCCGATGCATAACAGAATCGTCGGCACCAAGAGAAGGAGTCCACGCCGCGCGAACATTTTCAGTGCGAACGGGGCGCCGCGTACCAGACGTAATAAGTTCCAAGTCCTGTTAGCAAGACTACCCACCACAGGGCCAGCTCAATCCGCATCCACAGCTTCCAGCGCTGGAACCGCCACGAATGGGGAAGGATGTTCGTTCCGGCGACCAACAGGATGTACAGCCCGAAAACCTCAGCCAAAGCCCCGAGGACACCGTGGGCGGCGGCAATGGCGTAGCTTCGTTTCCAGAGATGACTGGAGAGTCTCGGCACAACTCGCACGCGTAGAGATGGCCACATCACTAGAGCAATCATCGGGAGGTTGAGGATCAGCACTACAGCTTGGCAAGCGCCGTGCGCTGAGTAGCGTTTCGTTCGAGCTAAGTAGGCCCCAACGAGCAGTGCGACGCCCATCGCGACTTGGATTACGAGATTCAGGTCTGCAATGAAACTGGCCCAGGTTCCAAGGAGTCCTTTCATAAATCCCTTCCTGTTGCGCTTCCGTCTGCTGTCGCTCTTCCAAATCTGCTGCACACTTCTAAATCCGAAAACACAAAGGGCCCGGCTTCGTTCGTTGAGGCCGAGACCCTTGTTGAGCCTTTGTTTGTAGGGCGCTAGCCGACGCCTAACCGCCGTAGTTATCGACGATCGCTTCTTCTGCGACTTTTGTTTAGTCTTGGCCCGCCGCTCGATTTCTCATTGACCCGGCCCGCCTTCACCGAATCACTGACAGCTCGCAACGTCGTTGTATGCATCATCTGAGGTGCATGCATGCTGTTTGGCAGCCGCCGCCAGCGCCTGGTTATTCCGCAGAATCCAGAGTCCCTCGCGGTTCGTGATGTAAACCAGGTTGCGTGCTTCATCATCGAGGGTGCTTGTGACCCCGGAGAAACTTAGAACGGTCCGAGGATTTGCCAGATCGCTCAGGTCCAGTACCTTTACAGTCCTCGTCGACGGAGGCGGAGCGGCTGCCATCGAGTCACTGTCCGGCCCTTCAGCGAGAGCGAGTCCGCTGCTGACCATTTGCAATCTGCCAGTGGACGCCTCATTAGGCCACGCCAAGCGCTTGATGACCTTCGGTTGGCCCGGATTCGTGACGTCTACGACCGTGACACCCTCATTCGAGTTCGCACTGATGTACAGGTACTGCTTGTCGCCGTTCTCGTGCAGGTCCATTTGGCTTGTCAGAGATCCCGACAGAGTTAAGTGCGCGACTACAGTCGCCGGCTGCTCGGAGGGCTTAGCGGCTCGATGTTTCGCATCAGCGCCTGGCGTCGTCGCAGCGAAAAACGCTAGAAGCACTAACGCTCGGATGCGTTCTTTTGCGATTGTTTTGTGAATTATTTGCATTGATTTCTCCTTCCATCCTCAAAATCGTTTCATCTAGTAAGACCGCCGACTTGCGCTTGTTATTCCGGCCGTTCGAATACGTCAGACGTCAGGGCGCAAGGTTCCTAGAGACGCCACATTGGGTCCGCTCAGGGTCGTTCCCGTTCCTTGTTCGATCGGGTTCGGTGGCAGCTACGACTGCCGCAACGTCGATTAGAAGATCCTGAAGGGCTAATTCAGACCGCGATTGAAATATTTCTTGATCAACTTTCATCTCGACTCCAATCTATTTAATAAGTTCATGAGTTGTCTGAGTTGCTTGTAATCCAAATGACTGCTACAGACAG is part of the Terriglobales bacterium genome and encodes:
- a CDS encoding DUF420 domain-containing protein produces the protein MKGLLGTWASFIADLNLVIQVAMGVALLVGAYLARTKRYSAHGACQAVVLILNLPMIALVMWPSLRVRVVPRLSSHLWKRSYAIAAAHGVLGALAEVFGLYILLVAGTNILPHSWRFQRWKLWMRIELALWWVVLLTGLGTYYVWYAAPRSH